The following nucleotide sequence is from Trypanosoma brucei gambiense DAL972 chromosome 3, complete sequence.
AAGTCCTAACAACCCGAGGACTCGAACTGCCCTTACGGAACCAACTGCAAAGGGATTTGACGATAATTCAACGATATCAATGGGATCACCATCACCCCCACACGTCGTCAGTTGGTCCACTACTGAAGGATCCTCCCATGTTTGTGGCGCAAAACCATAGTTGAAGGGGACATCACCATACTTGAAGAACCGCAAAGCATTGCCCTCTTTCTTTAATGTGTCTTGAGCTATCGGGTTGTGCGGTTCTTCCTTCACGAGTTCCAATTTGGCACGCGTCCTTCTGGGAATCTCACATACAAATGTAATGACAGATGCATCAGGTGATGGATGTAGCGGAAGATCATGCCATGCCGAGCGCCTCGCAACAGATCCGGCCTCGCTGCTTGTGAAGTACATGCGCCACGCCCGCGTTCCCGCTGCTCCCACTTCCTGCAATGCCCATGCGGGGAGTATAATGCCTGCTCCGGTCATCCCTTTAAACATAATT
It contains:
- a CDS encoding inorganic pyrophosphatase, putative, yielding MRPTSIMFKGMTGAGIILPAWALQEVGAAGTRAWRMYFTSSEAGSVARRSAWHDLPLHPSPDASVITFVCEIPRRTRAKLELVKEEPHNPIAQDTLKKEGNALRFFKYGDVPFNYGFAPQTWEDPSVVDQLTTCGGDGDPIDIVELSSNPFAVGSVRAVRVLGLLGLIDEGETDWKVITEAIGPDATGTYGSLNNVPQELKATIVKWFREYKTADGKKPNEFVFGGELRNADDALRVIEGGSRQYTGLIAGTVRNPGYWLH